A single window of Caldimicrobium thiodismutans DNA harbors:
- the acsB gene encoding acetyl-CoA decarbonylase/synthase complex subunit alpha/beta, producing MSKIIATAAIRGAHKILERALEKYEEAVKKFGKEAEIGFPNTAYYLPIIYAMLGYPVKRLGDCEEVLQEAKRLLPEIPSEKTWLPYLGPALDAGMATFFAEEIIEAIKYLEDPNVYTKTEEPLENNIWLGAADDVIFRKRGVEFVDGTAPGFAAILGAPPDKETAQRIAQELLEKNLYVFMHDQTNGIYMPYLLKEAGVQLGWPTRLIPFGPDYTSVVFAIGFACRVAMSFGGIKPGDYLGNLLYNKDRTFAFAITFGPVSDEWYANGAGAINWGFPVISDWDIPEIKPFGVCTYEHVVSKVPHKEIVDRAVEVRGLKVTAVKLDIPVSYAPAFEGERVRKDDLYLECGGGRSPAVELLLTGSLEEVEDGKIEVIGPEISDVEKLGIKGPPYVLPFAVVVKVAGVNMQEDFEAILERQFHHLVNYAQGIMHVGQRNIMWLRISKQAVEKGFQFVHVGRILYAKLRQEYGAIVDKCQVTIYTVEDKVREILELAKEVYEKRDARLAGLTDETVDVFYSCTLCQSFAPNHVCVITPERVGACGAYNWLDGKACYQINPTGPNQPIPKGELIDATLGQFTGVNEFVKQASRGAVERVSLYSILIDPMTVCGCMEGIAALLPSINGIMIVNRDYMGMTPTGMKFSTLAGMVGGGQVTPGFMGVSKHYLTSPKFLSSEGGLLRVVWMPKMLKEELRDKLQKRAEELGVPDLIEKIADETVATTEEEVRAWIEKVEHPVLKLPPLV from the coding sequence ATGTCCAAAATTATTGCAACCGCAGCAATAAGAGGGGCTCACAAAATTTTGGAGAGGGCCCTTGAGAAGTATGAAGAGGCAGTGAAAAAATTTGGAAAAGAGGCTGAGATTGGATTCCCCAATACCGCTTATTATCTTCCTATAATTTATGCTATGCTCGGTTATCCTGTTAAGAGACTTGGGGATTGTGAAGAGGTTTTGCAGGAGGCTAAGAGACTTCTTCCTGAGATACCTTCTGAAAAGACCTGGCTTCCTTATCTGGGCCCGGCTCTGGATGCGGGAATGGCGACTTTTTTTGCTGAGGAGATTATTGAGGCCATTAAATATCTTGAAGATCCCAATGTATATACCAAGACAGAAGAACCCTTAGAAAATAATATCTGGCTTGGAGCAGCCGATGATGTTATTTTCAGGAAGAGGGGAGTTGAGTTTGTGGATGGCACAGCTCCGGGCTTTGCCGCTATCCTTGGTGCTCCTCCGGATAAGGAGACCGCTCAGCGTATTGCGCAGGAACTCCTTGAAAAGAATCTCTATGTTTTTATGCATGATCAGACCAATGGGATTTACATGCCCTATTTGCTTAAAGAGGCAGGAGTTCAGCTTGGCTGGCCCACGCGTTTAATTCCCTTTGGACCTGATTACACCTCTGTTGTCTTTGCCATTGGTTTTGCCTGCAGGGTGGCAATGTCCTTTGGTGGAATTAAGCCAGGAGATTATCTTGGAAACCTTCTTTACAATAAGGATAGAACCTTTGCTTTTGCCATTACCTTTGGCCCGGTTTCGGATGAATGGTATGCCAATGGAGCCGGGGCTATTAACTGGGGATTCCCCGTAATTTCCGACTGGGATATCCCTGAAATTAAGCCCTTTGGTGTTTGCACTTACGAACATGTGGTCTCTAAGGTCCCCCACAAAGAGATTGTAGATAGAGCTGTTGAGGTAAGAGGTCTAAAGGTTACAGCGGTAAAACTTGATATTCCTGTTTCCTATGCCCCAGCCTTTGAAGGGGAAAGAGTTAGAAAAGATGATCTTTATCTGGAGTGTGGAGGAGGAAGATCTCCTGCGGTAGAGCTTTTGTTAACAGGTTCTCTTGAAGAGGTAGAGGACGGAAAAATTGAGGTCATTGGACCGGAAATAAGTGATGTAGAGAAACTCGGGATCAAGGGGCCTCCTTATGTGCTTCCCTTTGCAGTGGTGGTAAAGGTTGCTGGAGTTAATATGCAAGAAGACTTTGAGGCTATTCTGGAAAGACAATTCCATCATTTAGTAAACTATGCTCAGGGCATAATGCATGTGGGTCAGAGAAATATTATGTGGCTAAGAATCAGTAAACAAGCTGTAGAAAAGGGATTCCAGTTTGTGCATGTTGGTCGCATCCTCTATGCTAAGCTCAGACAGGAATATGGAGCTATTGTAGATAAGTGTCAGGTAACCATTTATACTGTTGAGGATAAGGTAAGAGAGATCCTTGAATTAGCCAAAGAGGTTTACGAGAAAAGAGACGCGAGACTTGCAGGGCTCACCGATGAGACAGTGGATGTCTTTTACTCCTGTACTCTCTGTCAGAGCTTTGCTCCCAATCATGTCTGTGTGATAACTCCAGAAAGAGTTGGAGCCTGTGGAGCTTATAACTGGCTTGATGGAAAAGCCTGTTATCAGATCAATCCTACCGGGCCTAATCAACCCATACCTAAGGGGGAGCTAATAGATGCAACTCTCGGTCAATTTACAGGTGTTAATGAGTTTGTAAAGCAAGCCTCTCGTGGGGCTGTGGAAAGGGTAAGTCTCTATAGTATTCTTATAGACCCTATGACAGTGTGTGGTTGTATGGAGGGAATTGCAGCCCTTTTACCTTCTATAAATGGCATTATGATTGTTAACAGAGACTATATGGGAATGACTCCTACAGGGATGAAGTTTTCAACCTTAGCGGGAATGGTTGGTGGAGGGCAAGTGACCCCTGGTTTTATGGGAGTTTCCAAGCATTACTTGACCTCTCCCAAGTTTCTTTCTTCAGAGGGAGGACTATTAAGGGTTGTTTGGATGCCAAAAATGTTAAAGGAAGAACTTAGAGATAAGCTTCAAAAGCGTGCGGAGGAGTTAGGAGTTCCTGATCTTATAGAAAAGATTGCGGATGAGACAGTTGCCACAACTGAGGAAGAGGTCAGGGCCTGGATTGAAAAGGTTGAGCATCCTGTGCTCAAGCTTCCTCCCTTAGTATAA
- the acsC gene encoding acetyl-CoA decarbonylase/synthase complex subunit gamma, with protein MGLTGIQILGKLPKKNCKECGFPTCMAFAMKVAAGQAEITACPYVDPKVVEEIAEATAPPIRTVKIGGGDFVYSLGGETVLFRHEKRFENPPLIGTYINTSMDEAEINRRIQLYKNLVWDRVGIKLQPDVVFLQSDGASEKFESLVKRIREELPQVAIILSGDKPSLQKGISACGDFKPLLYGANSQNFDEMAGLAEETKVPLTLLGNSLDELTELSERALQKGLKDLVLDPGSQNVRELFEDLVIIRRSAIKKRYKPFGFPVITFSYKYTDDYLLESSIAGMLIAKYASVIILSDLRAESLFNLLVERMNIFTDPQKPLVVEEGIYPVNGPDEYSPVIITCNFALTYFIVNGEVEGSRVPTWLLIKNTDGLSVLTAWAAGKFGADSIAEFVKKCGIEGKVKHRKISIPGYLAGIKGELEEELPGWEIIVGPREASGLPAFLKKLSAELKETAKAA; from the coding sequence ATGGGACTTACGGGAATTCAGATACTTGGTAAATTACCTAAAAAGAACTGTAAGGAGTGCGGATTTCCAACCTGTATGGCTTTTGCTATGAAAGTTGCTGCAGGACAGGCAGAAATTACCGCCTGCCCTTATGTAGATCCCAAGGTAGTTGAAGAGATAGCAGAAGCAACGGCACCACCCATTCGAACAGTTAAAATTGGAGGTGGAGACTTTGTTTATTCCTTGGGAGGGGAGACAGTTCTTTTTCGTCACGAAAAACGCTTTGAAAATCCTCCTTTAATCGGAACTTATATAAACACATCTATGGATGAAGCTGAAATAAACAGGCGAATTCAACTTTATAAGAACCTGGTATGGGACAGAGTAGGGATTAAGCTTCAGCCAGATGTGGTTTTCCTTCAAAGTGACGGGGCTTCAGAAAAATTTGAATCCCTGGTAAAAAGGATAAGAGAGGAACTTCCTCAGGTGGCTATAATTCTTTCTGGAGATAAACCTTCTTTACAAAAGGGAATCTCGGCCTGTGGAGATTTTAAACCCCTTCTTTATGGGGCAAACAGTCAAAATTTTGATGAGATGGCTGGGCTTGCAGAGGAGACCAAGGTGCCTCTGACTTTGTTAGGGAACTCTTTAGATGAACTAACAGAGCTTTCGGAGCGTGCCCTTCAGAAAGGACTTAAAGATTTAGTGCTTGATCCCGGTTCCCAAAATGTGAGGGAACTTTTTGAAGACTTAGTTATTATTCGTAGGTCTGCAATAAAAAAACGCTATAAACCTTTTGGATTTCCAGTAATAACCTTTTCTTATAAGTATACAGATGATTATCTTCTTGAAAGCTCAATTGCTGGGATGCTTATTGCTAAGTATGCCAGCGTGATCATCCTTTCGGATTTAAGGGCAGAAAGCCTTTTCAATCTTTTAGTTGAAAGGATGAATATATTTACCGATCCTCAGAAGCCTCTTGTTGTTGAAGAGGGCATTTATCCAGTGAACGGACCAGATGAGTATTCTCCAGTTATCATCACTTGCAATTTTGCCCTTACTTACTTTATTGTAAATGGTGAGGTGGAGGGAAGTAGGGTGCCCACCTGGTTGTTGATAAAAAATACCGATGGACTTTCAGTGTTGACTGCATGGGCTGCTGGAAAATTTGGTGCAGATAGTATTGCAGAATTTGTAAAAAAATGCGGCATAGAGGGAAAGGTAAAACACCGTAAAATCTCCATTCCTGGATATTTAGCAGGAATTAAAGGGGAACTTGAGGAGGAGCTACCTGGCTGGGAGATTATTGTTGGTCCAAGAGAGGCAAGCGGTCTTCCAGCTTTTCTTAAAAAGTTGTCAGCAGAACTGAAAGAAACCGCTAAAGCGGCTTAA
- a CDS encoding dihydropteroate synthase, with translation MGEIVVCIAESINIMGKKTGPAMKERNPQPIQQMAKEETELGGDYLDLNIGPAKKDGPELASWIVKVVEEVVDTPLSLDTTNPDAMIAGIKASRKPSTFLMNSISIQPERLEKLGPFAAEVGCDVVALLWGLEGLPRDANERAALAVDLIMKLNEYGIPNEKIWVDPILTPITLGAEQIQEALTFLSMLQDIAPGAKSTIGLSNVSNGVAHHLRPYLNRVMLMMLMKYDIYSAIVDVYDKELVEVAKGKHPDWVALVHRMMDGEEPDPKGLTPKELEIYKTYKVLSGQSIFSESWLEL, from the coding sequence ATGGGAGAGATTGTAGTTTGCATTGCTGAAAGTATAAACATTATGGGTAAAAAAACAGGGCCTGCTATGAAAGAGAGGAATCCTCAACCTATTCAACAGATGGCCAAAGAAGAAACTGAGCTTGGGGGCGATTATTTGGATCTCAATATTGGACCAGCTAAAAAGGACGGCCCTGAGCTTGCAAGCTGGATTGTAAAGGTGGTGGAGGAGGTTGTGGATACTCCCCTTTCCTTAGACACTACTAATCCTGATGCAATGATAGCAGGAATTAAGGCCTCAAGAAAGCCTTCTACCTTTCTCATGAACTCCATTTCAATTCAGCCTGAGAGACTTGAAAAACTTGGACCCTTTGCAGCTGAGGTTGGCTGTGATGTGGTGGCACTACTCTGGGGGCTTGAGGGACTTCCAAGAGATGCCAATGAAAGGGCAGCCCTTGCTGTAGATCTCATCATGAAACTCAACGAATACGGTATTCCTAATGAGAAGATTTGGGTAGATCCTATTTTGACTCCTATTACTCTTGGAGCAGAGCAGATTCAGGAGGCCCTTACCTTTTTATCTATGCTTCAAGATATTGCCCCGGGAGCTAAAAGCACAATAGGTCTTTCCAATGTTTCCAACGGAGTAGCCCATCATCTTAGACCCTATCTTAACAGGGTAATGCTTATGATGCTTATGAAGTATGATATTTATAGCGCTATTGTGGATGTTTATGATAAGGAGCTTGTGGAGGTTGCCAAAGGTAAGCATCCCGATTGGGTAGCTCTTGTTCATCGGATGATGGATGGGGAAGAACCTGATCCAAAAGGGCTTACTCCTAAGGAACTTGAAATTTATAAGACTTACAAGGTTTTGAGTGGCCAGAGTATTTTCTCTGAGTCCTGGTTAGAGCTATAA
- the fdhF gene encoding formate dehydrogenase subunit alpha, with protein MADYCLEHGELPLELPPLNNRRVAIIGAGPAGISCAYFLRLKGYQVTIFDKEEEPGGLLRYGIPSFKLPRNVLKKELENIFKMGITFQGGKSWGKDFTFKDLKASGFEAIFIAIGSRKEKCFGFQGEELAESGFNFLYDFNKGLIKKEKFQGKKVALLGCSYTALELSRILRRLGCSVTIYYPRSRMEVPVPQREVGYAQKEGVNFIYVTAPWTLEKLNGTYKVTFVRTSLTEKKEIKPLPETAFEEEFDLVFRAWGEVPSDEFRAFGELESQLEVNPEGYIKVDPKTLSTNLEGVFAGGDFIYGSKTVIQAVASGRKAAETISAFLEKRPLEKTPITVKYDFSRGKRAEEFDSNFLDLFIPEERAQLKERDPKERVCDFEEVLIGLTKEEALKEANRCLRCGCLGIHKCEFRELLIKEDVGVAKARKKIKYAIQKNHPLIEVDSNKCIACERCVRTCPYSAIFFRVVNKGKPTEHITFRFTESCINCGACVDACPTGALIKKNLLVPYNRNNARAVKSVCGYCGVGCNLTIWVKNRTILEVTGRDLAPNYGYACVKGRFGFEFYKSEERLTKPLLRKDRLKNFEEVSWETALEFVAENLLKIRDKYGPQALGFLCSARTSNEENYLMQKIARGIFKTNNVDNPARVUHAPSVAGLAATVGTGAACVNFDEIYNADLLFLVGTNSWDAHPIVAQKIKQALEKGTKCLVADPRRIYFTDKANLFLPLRPGSNIPLLNGMAHVIIKEELYDKEFVENNVDNFEAYKHYILSEWDLAKASRYTGLKPFLIEEAAYLYSQAKRALILWGLGVSEHRSGSYTAMAAANLATLCGFWGKPGCGAMPLRGQNNVQGACDMGGLPYVLPGYQSVLDDTVRLRFQEVWGTNLPTSEGKTLPTLLKEALEGKVKALYAMGYDVAMSHGDIGSVWKALSNLDFFVVQDIFMPLSGKYAHVVLPSACLFEKCGTFTNGERRVQLFEKAVSPPGEALPDWLILTKLAHILGFNWNYQSPADVAEEIGKVWPAFRGIKHERLKERGIQWPCLDETHPGTSMLFTNGFPKGKVHLALAKYLPPFEEPSNQYPFILVTVRKLEHYNIGSMTRRCQTLMELYPEPVIDLNPEDAKRLGILEGAKVKVWNERGEAIFRAHLDKRVPEGLIYTDFHFESALTNILVSPGLDDLMETPEYKVSAVALLPLN; from the coding sequence GTGGCAGATTATTGTCTTGAACATGGAGAACTTCCTCTGGAACTTCCTCCTTTGAATAATAGAAGGGTAGCCATTATAGGTGCAGGTCCAGCTGGTATTAGCTGTGCCTATTTCTTGAGGCTAAAGGGATATCAAGTAACAATCTTTGATAAAGAAGAGGAACCAGGTGGCCTTTTAAGATATGGAATTCCCTCTTTTAAACTCCCCCGTAATGTCCTGAAAAAGGAGCTTGAGAATATATTTAAAATGGGAATTACCTTTCAGGGGGGGAAGAGCTGGGGTAAAGATTTTACCTTTAAAGATCTTAAAGCATCTGGATTTGAGGCTATTTTTATAGCTATTGGCTCAAGGAAAGAGAAATGTTTTGGATTTCAGGGAGAAGAACTGGCTGAAAGTGGCTTTAATTTTCTCTATGATTTTAACAAAGGGCTAATTAAAAAGGAGAAATTTCAGGGTAAAAAGGTAGCTCTTTTAGGCTGTAGTTATACAGCTCTTGAGTTAAGCAGGATCCTGCGAAGATTAGGCTGTTCCGTAACTATTTACTATCCACGCTCAAGGATGGAAGTTCCTGTTCCTCAGAGAGAGGTAGGCTATGCCCAGAAGGAAGGAGTAAATTTCATATATGTTACCGCGCCCTGGACTCTTGAGAAATTAAATGGCACTTATAAGGTAACCTTTGTAAGAACAAGTTTAACAGAAAAAAAGGAGATTAAACCTCTTCCCGAGACAGCCTTTGAAGAGGAGTTCGACCTTGTCTTCAGGGCCTGGGGTGAGGTTCCCTCGGATGAATTTCGGGCCTTTGGAGAGCTTGAGTCCCAACTTGAGGTCAATCCTGAGGGATATATAAAGGTTGATCCCAAGACACTTTCCACAAATCTTGAGGGAGTTTTTGCTGGTGGCGATTTTATTTATGGGTCTAAGACTGTTATTCAGGCGGTTGCTTCGGGAAGAAAAGCAGCTGAAACTATTTCAGCCTTTCTGGAAAAGAGACCCCTTGAAAAGACCCCTATCACTGTTAAATATGATTTTTCCCGTGGGAAAAGAGCAGAAGAGTTTGATTCAAACTTCCTGGATCTCTTCATTCCTGAAGAAAGGGCTCAACTGAAGGAAAGGGATCCCAAGGAAAGAGTTTGTGATTTTGAAGAGGTTCTCATAGGTTTAACAAAGGAAGAGGCTTTAAAAGAGGCCAATCGCTGTTTAAGGTGTGGTTGCCTGGGAATTCATAAGTGTGAGTTTAGAGAACTTCTTATTAAGGAGGATGTAGGAGTTGCTAAGGCGCGCAAAAAAATTAAATATGCCATTCAGAAAAATCACCCTCTTATTGAGGTAGATTCCAATAAGTGTATTGCCTGTGAAAGATGTGTAAGAACCTGTCCTTATTCAGCTATCTTTTTTAGAGTAGTTAATAAAGGGAAGCCAACGGAACATATCACTTTTAGATTTACGGAGTCTTGCATTAATTGTGGGGCCTGTGTGGATGCCTGTCCCACAGGTGCTTTGATAAAGAAAAATCTCCTTGTGCCCTATAACAGGAATAATGCTCGAGCAGTGAAATCAGTATGTGGATATTGTGGGGTTGGCTGTAATCTAACTATTTGGGTCAAAAATAGAACTATTTTAGAAGTTACAGGGAGGGATCTTGCCCCTAATTATGGCTATGCCTGTGTAAAGGGACGTTTTGGTTTTGAATTTTATAAAAGTGAGGAGAGATTAACTAAGCCTCTTCTCCGTAAGGATCGCTTGAAGAACTTTGAGGAAGTCTCTTGGGAGACAGCGCTTGAATTTGTGGCTGAAAATCTCTTGAAGATAAGAGATAAATATGGCCCTCAGGCTTTAGGATTTCTTTGCTCTGCACGCACATCCAATGAGGAAAACTATCTCATGCAAAAGATAGCCAGGGGTATTTTTAAGACTAACAATGTAGATAATCCTGCGCGGGTCTGACATGCTCCATCGGTCGCAGGTCTTGCGGCCACAGTTGGAACAGGAGCTGCCTGTGTTAATTTTGACGAAATTTATAATGCAGACCTTCTATTTCTTGTAGGGACAAATTCCTGGGATGCTCATCCCATTGTAGCTCAGAAAATCAAGCAAGCCCTTGAAAAGGGAACTAAGTGCCTGGTTGCTGATCCACGAAGAATTTATTTTACAGATAAAGCCAATCTCTTTTTACCTTTAAGACCAGGAAGTAATATACCTCTTCTCAATGGAATGGCCCATGTGATAATAAAAGAGGAGCTCTATGATAAAGAGTTTGTGGAAAATAATGTGGACAATTTTGAGGCATACAAACATTACATCTTAAGTGAGTGGGATCTTGCCAAGGCAAGCAGATATACAGGGCTTAAGCCTTTTCTAATTGAAGAGGCAGCCTATCTTTATTCTCAGGCAAAGAGAGCTCTTATTCTTTGGGGGCTTGGGGTTTCCGAACATAGATCAGGTTCCTATACAGCCATGGCAGCAGCCAATCTTGCAACCCTTTGCGGCTTTTGGGGGAAACCAGGCTGTGGAGCCATGCCTTTAAGAGGTCAGAATAATGTTCAGGGTGCCTGTGATATGGGTGGGCTTCCCTATGTGCTTCCTGGATATCAGAGTGTTCTTGATGACACGGTTAGACTGAGATTTCAAGAGGTCTGGGGAACTAATTTGCCCACTTCTGAGGGAAAAACCCTTCCTACTCTCTTAAAAGAGGCTCTGGAAGGGAAAGTTAAGGCTCTTTATGCTATGGGATATGATGTAGCCATGAGCCATGGAGACATAGGTTCAGTTTGGAAGGCCCTGAGTAACCTTGATTTTTTTGTGGTTCAAGATATCTTCATGCCCCTTTCAGGAAAATATGCCCATGTGGTTTTACCATCAGCCTGTCTTTTTGAAAAGTGTGGAACCTTCACAAACGGCGAAAGAAGGGTTCAACTCTTTGAAAAGGCAGTTTCCCCTCCAGGAGAGGCCCTGCCTGACTGGTTAATTTTAACCAAATTAGCTCATATTCTCGGTTTTAATTGGAATTATCAATCACCTGCAGATGTGGCTGAAGAAATCGGTAAGGTCTGGCCAGCTTTCAGAGGAATAAAACATGAAAGGCTTAAAGAAAGAGGAATTCAATGGCCCTGTTTAGATGAAACTCATCCCGGCACATCTATGCTTTTTACAAATGGTTTCCCTAAGGGTAAGGTTCATCTTGCTTTAGCAAAATACTTACCACCCTTTGAAGAGCCCTCAAACCAGTATCCTTTTATTTTAGTAACAGTAAGAAAACTTGAGCATTATAATATCGGAAGTATGACCAGAAGGTGCCAGACTTTGATGGAACTCTATCCTGAGCCTGTTATAGATCTAAATCCAGAGGATGCTAAAAGGCTTGGTATTTTAGAGGGGGCTAAGGTTAAAGTCTGGAATGAAAGAGGAGAGGCTATTTTTAGGGCTCATCTGGATAAAAGAGTTCCTGAGGGTTTAATCTATACAGATTTTCATTTTGAAAGTGCCCTTACCAATATACTTGTTAGCCCGGGACTGGATGATCTTATGGAGACCCCTGAATATAAGGTCTCTGCAGTTGCTCTCTTACCTTTAAATTAA
- the pheA gene encoding prephenate dehydratase, which produces MDKKLFPLRARIDQIDAEIIKLLKERLKLAQEIGRIKESKGVQTFDLGREKQILKRVLELNQGVFPEETLKIIYSEIIRACRASQEKPRVAFLGPEATFSHIAAQHYFGTSAQFIPVETIIDVFEEVSSERAHFGVVPIENSIEGVVATTLDAIYEYGLKVCGEIYEAISHHLMNQTGRLEDIKKILSHPQAIAQCRKWLRKKLPSVPIETVSSTAFAAKWAAVDETVAAIASLMAAKIYHLQIVAKNIEDLKGNSTRFWIIGKVEMPPTGEDKTSLIFSVADKPGALFEVLKCFAERKINLTKIESRPSKNEPWKYIFFLDCEGHIKDQEVSNCLEEMQKYCIQVVWLGSYPKGRQV; this is translated from the coding sequence ATGGATAAAAAGCTATTTCCCTTAAGAGCCAGGATTGATCAAATTGATGCAGAAATAATAAAGCTTTTAAAAGAGAGACTTAAGCTTGCTCAAGAGATTGGCAGGATTAAAGAATCCAAAGGGGTTCAAACCTTTGATCTGGGCAGGGAAAAGCAAATTCTTAAAAGAGTTCTTGAGCTTAACCAGGGGGTTTTCCCTGAGGAGACCCTTAAGATAATTTATTCAGAGATTATTCGAGCCTGTAGGGCCTCACAGGAAAAGCCAAGGGTAGCGTTTCTTGGCCCAGAGGCAACCTTTAGTCATATTGCTGCCCAACACTATTTTGGAACTTCTGCCCAATTCATTCCTGTTGAGACCATTATTGATGTTTTTGAGGAAGTAAGTTCTGAGAGGGCCCATTTTGGAGTTGTCCCGATAGAAAATTCCATTGAAGGGGTTGTGGCAACCACTCTGGATGCTATTTATGAGTATGGCCTTAAGGTTTGTGGAGAAATTTATGAAGCTATAAGTCATCATCTTATGAATCAGACGGGAAGACTTGAGGATATAAAAAAGATTCTCTCCCATCCTCAAGCAATTGCCCAATGTAGGAAATGGCTCAGAAAAAAACTTCCATCTGTGCCCATTGAAACGGTTTCTTCAACCGCCTTTGCAGCTAAATGGGCAGCTGTGGATGAGACCGTTGCTGCTATAGCCAGTCTTATGGCTGCTAAAATTTATCATCTCCAGATTGTAGCTAAAAACATTGAAGACCTTAAGGGGAATTCTACGCGATTCTGGATAATTGGAAAAGTTGAGATGCCACCAACAGGTGAGGATAAAACTTCACTTATTTTCAGTGTTGCTGATAAGCCCGGAGCTCTTTTTGAGGTGCTAAAGTGTTTTGCCGAGAGGAAAATAAATCTAACAAAGATTGAGAGTAGACCCTCCAAAAATGAACCCTGGAAATATATCTTTTTCCTTGACTGCGAGGGCCATATTAAAGATCAAGAGGTATCTAACTGTCTTGAAGAGATGCAAAAATATTGTATTCAAGTGGTTTGGCTTGGTTCTTATCCCAAGGGAAGACAGGTTTAA
- a CDS encoding FmdB family zinc ribbon protein gives MAIYEYECAKCGHYFEVWQKITEEPLKVCDKCGGDLVRLIGNTGFILKGTGWYVTDYVRKEKKNGSGEKGNKPETEKTGNLS, from the coding sequence ATGGCTATTTACGAGTATGAGTGCGCTAAGTGTGGACATTATTTTGAGGTATGGCAAAAAATAACTGAAGAACCACTTAAAGTTTGTGATAAGTGTGGTGGTGACCTTGTGAGATTAATCGGAAATACGGGGTTTATTTTAAAAGGCACAGGCTGGTATGTAACTGATTATGTAAGAAAGGAAAAAAAGAATGGTAGTGGAGAAAAGGGGAATAAACCTGAAA